Proteins co-encoded in one Pongo pygmaeus isolate AG05252 chromosome 23, NHGRI_mPonPyg2-v2.0_pri, whole genome shotgun sequence genomic window:
- the C23H22orf23 gene encoding UPF0193 protein EVG1 isoform X2 translates to MASQKQMEVVTKGTGFQRRPKTTTYTPGTCELLRGGDALPLQCSPTSSQRVLPSKQIASPIYLPPILAARPHLRPANMCQANGAYSREQFKPQATRDLEKEKQRLQNIFAMGKDPEERKRKAPPARQEAPAPELDRFEELVKEIQERKEFLADMEALGQGKQYRGIILAEISQKLREMEDIDHRRSEELRKALATT, encoded by the exons ATGGCTTCACAGAAGCAGATGGAGGTAGTGACCAAAGGAACTGGGTTCCAGCGCCGCCCCAAGACGACCACTTACACCCCGGGGACCTGCGAGCTGCTCAGAG GAGGAGACGCTTTGCCCCTACAGTGCAGCCCAACATCCAGCCAGAGGGTCTTACCTTCCAAGCAAATAGCCTCGCCCATCTACCTGCCTCCCATCCTCGCAGCCCGTCCCCACCTCCGGCCTGCCAACATGTGCCAAGCCAATGGGGCCTACAGCCGGGAGCAGTTCAAGCCTCAAGCCACCA GGGATctggagaaggagaaacaaagacTCCAAAATATCTTTGCCATGGGGAAGGACCCAGAGGAACGGAAAAGAAAGGCCCCTCCTGCACGACAGGAGGCTCCAGCCCCTGAGCTAGACCGATTTGAAGAGT TGGTGAAGGAAATCCAGGAGAGGAAAGAATTCCTGGCTGACATGGAGGCCCTGGGACAGGGCAAACAGTACCGAGGAATCATCCTTGCTGAAATCTCCCAG AAACTCCGGGAAATGGAAGACATTGACCACAGAAGGAGTGAGGAACTTAGGAAGGCTCTTGCCACCACTTAA
- the C23H22orf23 gene encoding UPF0193 protein EVG1 isoform X1, with the protein MASQKQMEVVTKGTGFQRRPKTTTYTPGTCELLRVMMKESKLTNIQQRHIMDIMKRGDALPLQCSPTSSQRVLPSKQIASPIYLPPILAARPHLRPANMCQANGAYSREQFKPQATRDLEKEKQRLQNIFAMGKDPEERKRKAPPARQEAPAPELDRFEELVKEIQERKEFLADMEALGQGKQYRGIILAEISQKLREMEDIDHRRSEELRKALATT; encoded by the exons ATGGCTTCACAGAAGCAGATGGAGGTAGTGACCAAAGGAACTGGGTTCCAGCGCCGCCCCAAGACGACCACTTACACCCCGGGGACCTGCGAGCTGCTCAGAG TGATGATGAAGGAATCCAAACTGACGAACATCCAGCAGCGCCACATCATGGACATCATGAAAA GAGGAGACGCTTTGCCCCTACAGTGCAGCCCAACATCCAGCCAGAGGGTCTTACCTTCCAAGCAAATAGCCTCGCCCATCTACCTGCCTCCCATCCTCGCAGCCCGTCCCCACCTCCGGCCTGCCAACATGTGCCAAGCCAATGGGGCCTACAGCCGGGAGCAGTTCAAGCCTCAAGCCACCA GGGATctggagaaggagaaacaaagacTCCAAAATATCTTTGCCATGGGGAAGGACCCAGAGGAACGGAAAAGAAAGGCCCCTCCTGCACGACAGGAGGCTCCAGCCCCTGAGCTAGACCGATTTGAAGAGT TGGTGAAGGAAATCCAGGAGAGGAAAGAATTCCTGGCTGACATGGAGGCCCTGGGACAGGGCAAACAGTACCGAGGAATCATCCTTGCTGAAATCTCCCAG AAACTCCGGGAAATGGAAGACATTGACCACAGAAGGAGTGAGGAACTTAGGAAGGCTCTTGCCACCACTTAA
- the POLR2F gene encoding DNA-directed RNA polymerases I, II, and III subunit RPABC2 produces the protein MSDNEDNFDGDDFDDVEEDEGLDDLENAEEEGQENVEILPSGERPQANQKRITTPYMTKYERARVLGTRALQIAMCAPVMVELEGETDPLLIAMKELKARKIPIIIRRYLPDGSYEDWGVDELIITD, from the exons ATGTCAGACAACGAGGACAA TTTTGATGGTGACGACTTTGATGATGTGGAGGAGGATGAAGGGCTAGATGACTTGGAGAATGCCGAAGAG GAAGGCCAGGAGAATGTCGAGATCCTCCCCTCTGGGGAGCGACCGCAGGCCAACCAGAAGCGAATCACCACACCATACATGACCAAGTACGAGCGAGCCCGCGTGCTGGGCACCCGAGCGCTCCAGATTGC GATGTGTGCCCCTGTGATGGTGGAGCTGGAGGGGGAGACAGATCCTCTGCTCATTGCCATGAAGGAACTCAA GGCCCGAAAGATCCCCATCATCATTCGCCGTTACCTGCCAGATGGGAGCTATGAAGACTGGGGGGTGGACGAGCTCATCATCACCGACTGA
- the SOX10 gene encoding transcription factor SOX-10, protein MAEEQDLSEVELSPVGSEEPRCLSPGSAPSLGPDGGGGGSGLRTSPGPGELGKVKKEQQDGEADDDKFPVCIREAVSQVLSGYDWTLVPMPVRVNGASKSKPHVKRPMNAFMVWAQAARRKLADQYPHLHNAELSKTLGKLWRLLNESDKRPFIEEAERLRMQHKKDHPDYKYQPRRRKNGKAAQGEAECPGGEAEQGGTAAIQAHYKSAHLDHRHPGEGSPMSDGNPEHPSGQSHGPPTPPTTPKTELQSGKADPKRDGRSMGEGGKPHIDFGNVDIGEISHEVMSNMETFDVAELDQYLPPNGHPGHVGSYSAAGYGLGSALAVASGHSAWISKPPGVALPTVSPPGVDAKAQVKTETAGPQGPPHYTDQPSTSQIAYTSLSLPHYGSAFPSISRPQFDYSDHQPSGPYYGHSGQASGLYSAFSYMGPSQRPLYTAISDPSPSGPQSHSPTHWEQPVYTTLSRP, encoded by the exons ATGGCGGAGGAGCAAGACCTATCGGAGGTGGAGCTGAGCCCCGTGGGCTCGGAGGAGCCTCGCTGCCTGTCCCCGGGGAGCGCGCCCTCGCTAGGGCccgacggcggcggcggcggatcGGGCCTGCGAACCAGCCCGGGGCCAGGCGAGCTGGGCAAGGTCAAGAAGGAGCAGCAGGACGGCGAGGCGGACGATGACAAGTTCCCCGTGTGCATCCGCGAGGCCGTCAGCCAGGTGCTCAGCGGCTACGACTGGACGCTGGTGCCCATGCCCGTGCGCGTCAACGGCGCCAGCAAGAGCAAGCCGCACGTCAAGCGGCCCATGAACGCCTTCATGGTGTGGGCGCAGGCAGCGCGCAGGAAGCTCGCGGACCAGTACCCGCACCTGCACAACGCTGAGCTCAGCAAGACGCTGGGCAAGCTCTGGAG GCTGCTGAACGAAAGTGACAAGCGCCCCTTCATCGAGGAGGCTGAGCGGCTCCGTATGCAGCACAAGAAAGACCACCCGGACTACAAGTACCAGCCCAGGCGGCGGAAGAACGGGAAGGCCGCCCAGGGTGAGGCAGAGTGCCCTGGTGGGGAGGCCGAGCAAGGTGGGACCGCCGCCATCCAAGCCCACTACAAGAGCGCCCACTTGGACCACCGGCACCCGGGAGAGGGCTCCCCCATGTCAGATGGGAACCCCGAGCACCCCTCAG GCCAGAGCCATGGCCCACCCACCCCTCCAACCACCCCGAAGACAGAGCTGCAGTCGGGCAAGGCAGACCCGAAGCGGGACGGGCGCTCCATGGGGGAGGGCGGGAAGCCTCACATCGACTTCGGCAACGTGGACATCGGTGAGATCAGCCATGAGGTAATGTCCAACATGGAGACGTTTGATGTGGCTGAGTTGGACCAGTACCTGCCGCCCAATGGGCACCCAGGCCACGTGGGCAGCTACTCAGCAGCCGGCTATGGGCTGGGCAGCGCCCTGGCCGTGGCCAGTGGACACTCTGCCTGGATCTCCAAGCCACCAGGCGTGGCTCTGCCCACGGTCTCACCACCTGGTGTGGATGCCAAAGCCCAGGTGAAGACTGAGACCGCGGGGCCCCAGGGGCCCCCACACTACACCGACCAGCCATCCACCTCACAGATCGCCTACACCTCCCTCAGCCTGCCCCACTATGGCTCAGCCTTCCCCTCCATCTCCCGCCCCCAGTTTGACTACTCTGACCATCAGCCCTCAGGACCATATTACGGCCACTCAGGCCAGGCCTCTGGCCTCTACTCGGCCTTCTCCTATATGGGCCCCTCGCAGCGGCCCCTCTACACGGCCATCTCTGACCCCAGCCCCTCAGGGCCCCAGTCCCACAGCCCCACACACTGGGAGCAGCCAGTATATACGACGCTGTCCCGGCCCTAA